The genomic DNA tttgggactcacCCCATTACTATAGTCTATACCCAATAGTGCTATTACCCTTCAGCCTTTGGGATAGTTTAAAATAAACTCACCAATATCAGTGTAAGTATTATGAGTACGCATCGACACATTTGCTCTGCATATGCACTGAGTGTAAAGCCATACACTAATTTGAAGCATCAATGAGTGGTGCATCTAAATGAGCGCGCGTCACATGATTCTGAGACCACACATTGAAGGCGAGTGTCCAAAGCGTTAGCGGGTGCACGATCTATGGTCTTCACATACATGCCAAACTCCATCATGCTTATGTTAATGTGTCATGGTTTTCACAAGTGTGCTTTTGCTTGTGCCATTGTTGGAGAGAAACTCATCATTTCACATTAGTTTGGAATTATTGTATACATTGTATTGTCTGATCCACTGAGTCCATTGAGTGGTATATCGTTTAGATTTTTATGAGCCTGTGTGTGGTGATGTTTGACAAATAAGTGTAGAGTTggaggtgtagtgtgtgtgtgtgtgtgtttagagttgtgtgtgtgtgtgtgtgtgtgcggtgtcaTCTTGGTtaacatttcactgtactgtttgcATCTACTATGtcctgtgtatgtgacaaataaacgatTATTTGATCTGTGTAACAGATAGCCCTAGACGTCTAATCATTAATGTGTCGGTTGCTTCTTTGTGATCTCTCCACCACAGCAATCGGCTGAAGAAGGGCGATAAGAACGGGAAGGGCCCGAGTCATTTCTCCATGAAGGCGTGTGCAAAGGTGCAGAAGAAAGGCAACACGTCCTTGAACGAGGTGGCCGACGATCTGGTGGCTGAGTTCACCCACTCCACCACCGTCATGGCCACAGACTCGGTGAGTCCGTAAATACTATGATAGTTGAGTAGACGCTTTCATCCAAAACCACTTACGGTTGACAGTGACACAGTCAGTATATGTGGCCAATGCAGGAATCAAAACCACAACCCTGGgtagtgttcattaggcaccaaacagaagaaaatggaatgaaacaggcagggactACCTGGAGAAAACGGTGCTTGTCTTTCAGTTATATTTTCcattgcatgccctaatgaacacaaccctggtgttgccaaGCCCCGTGGTCCTCTAACCCATTGTGCCAGTAGAATGATAAAGTATTTCTGACTATACTTTAGCCAATGCCTCTAACGTCCCCTTTCATGCATAAATAAAGAACAAACCGATCTGGCCAACAGGCTAGTGGATAACACTCAACACGTGGTTCTTTTAATTCTTCTTGTTTATTTGCAATGTACATTTTTCTTCTTGTTTGTGAGAAAATTGTTGTACTCGGGACACCATTGggaatgagaccctggtctcattGGGCTACCCTGAATTAATAAAAGTTAATACAAAATATGTCCAATTTGACATTAGAGCAAAACAGCGATGCATTTTTCTTTGCAGCTAAATGTTAGATACGTTTGTTTTTCCATTCATAAGCTGTTCAAGATAAGCAATTAACGAATGACAGCTTTGAGGTCATAGAGACTATGGAATGTTGATTATGTTGCAAACGGTTCCCTTGCGTCCCAAAGCATTGTGTTGGAGGAGTCCGACTGAAAGTTAGGCTCTTTTAATAGTGGGGAGGGAGCCAacctctgaatactttccggtaTTAATAATGACATGGCCCCATAAAATTGCTTGGCCCCAGCCCTAATCTGCTTACTTCCTGTGGAATGTTAAAAAGTATCATTAATTAAAAACAGATTAACCATGAGGGCTAGGCTAGCAGTCAGTGCGCCTCCGGAGGGGTAGTGGGTAGTCCTGGCCAGGGACACACACCATGGAGCAGTTACTAATGAGATGACCCTTGACCCCCCCCAAGACAAGCCTAGAATCATAACCTCTTCTCTGCTATTCTGTTTCCTTGCTCTTCTCTTATTTTTTTGGTCTATTTTCTTTACTCACTTCTCTTTCATTTGATCTTtcctcactcttctctctctctccccctccctccccagcaGGTGTATGACCAGAAGAACATCCGCAGGCGCGTGTATGACGCCCTCAACGTGCTGATGGCCATGAACATCATCTccaaggagaagaaggagatccACTGGATTGGCCTGcccaccaactcagcccaggatTGTCAAAACCTGAAGGTGATcttacacacacattttaaacCAGCAGAGTTCTCTCTGGAAGCTGAAAGTGAGCCTTGACAGCCACTCCCATGACATCTGTCACTGTCACCGCAGgaaaagagggacagggggacggAGAGAAAGGGGTGAGGGGAGCACAGACAAAGGAAATGGGAAGAAAAACGAAAGACCCTTTCAGTTCTCATCTGTATCATGTGTCAACTTCCTGCAGAATATAGATCTGTCACGAtaaacacacgaacacacacagtgACCCATTCTGGTGGAGGACTAGGAATAAGGGAGTGGGGAGATGGAGAGTAGAGTACTCCTACAGCTGGCCTGTTTTGACAGCAGAGGACTTTCGCAATCCATCACTACTGTCTGACAATACAAATAGTAATTGTCTTGCTTTAGTCTGGTCAGTTACTTAAAGAACAACACTAACTGTCTGAGTGGTGGGATATGGGTAGGGTTCTGTTGGAGCACAGCGTTAAGGTGGAGGTTGGATGGAGGAGGGGCACAGACAGTACACTGACCAGCACCACCGCTGACCATCTACATCTAGTCAATAACTTCCAGACCCTGTCATGACCATGGCCACCCATTGGAGGCTTCAAGAAGCACTCCAAAATAGCTCCATATGCTGATCTAGCTACTTTTGTATGTTTCTTTTGAAATTGCTTGTTTGTTTTGCTTTACCAGCACTTTGAGATTCTTTATGTGATGTATTACTATTAGACAGTTGTTATACCAGTTCTTTCTAAAATGCTTAATAAACTGTTTCTCTAATCAGGTGGAGAAACAGAAACGCCTGAATAGGATCAGGTAGAAGAGAACTCAACTGGATGAACTCATACtgcaggtacgtgtgtgtgtgtgtgtgtgtgtgtgtgtgtgtgtgtgtgtgtgtgtgtgtgtgtgtgtgtgtgtgtgtgtgtgtgtgtgtgtgtgtgtgtgtgtacgcttatctctttgtgtgtgtgcgagggagagaggggaaagtcCGATGCCTTGGTCGTGAGTGATGAGCTAGGAAGCTGTCCATCTATAAATCCATTGAAAAAAAACAGCTTATCGTTAGCATCTCAATAGCATATGAAAGGGAACTTTTGTATGACCCCTTGGAGTTCCCAGGGGGCCAGAGGGTGTGGATGTGGGCGTGGTCGGAGTTCTCTTGATTTATTACTTCTCCCTGTGAGAAAGACTTGGCGATCACCGAAATGTATTCGCAGTCTGTTTCTTGAAATGTACCGCACCACGGATAGTTGTCATTCATTGCATCTCCGATTGATGGTGTGTTGTGGCTACATTTTGCTCTGCCCTAATGAAGGTTACTCACTCTAAAGCGAGATTTAAGCTTCAGTCTAAGCTCCTATTCCTCTGAGGTTTTCCCTCAGAATCGATTTAGCCACGATATACTAGGGCTTGGTGTTTTTCCTGACCACATAACCTGACCAGGAAAGACTCGTGGCCCCACGCCCATGTATGATGTAGTTCCACTCATGAACAATACACGCTCAACCTTCAGAGATTGAAAATGTGTATGTGGGGATAAAAGTTTTTGAAGTATGTATTGGTAAGATTAGCTGTAGTTGTAGTAACAATGTATTTAAAACTGTCTGTGTGGATAGGTGTGTTCGAAAGTTTGCACTTTAGGACCAACGGAAGATTGATGGAATACCGTAGCCAGGCGAACGAAATCAAATGCACCTAAAATGTGTTTCTAAACATTGCTCGTCTCTCCTCAAACAGCAAATCTCTCAAGAACCTAGTGCAGAGAAACAaagcccccccctccccttccaGCTCTGTCATCCAGCTCCCCTTCATCGTCCTCAACACAGACGTACACACCGTCATCGACTGCTCCATCTCCAGCAACAAGTATGTGTCACCGCAATGTCTTCACCCTAATGCCTATTACAAAGACAAGTCCAGGTCACTTATTACTGAATCGCTTATCCAAATGCCACAGTAGCATAACACACATGCTCATTGCGCCTTTATCATTAAAATGCCAACACTTCTCCTGCAGTGCTAAGAGTAaattcagttaggatcacaaggTTTTGCCGTGATTAAAATATATGCGATTTATACGGATGGCTACCACAATAATCGCCGACTCTCTGTAGGTAGCCAGGACAAACATATATTTTCACGATTTCACTAATATCATCAAAATCAATAAGTCATAGCACGTTTTTGTTCTCATTCAGTAGTTTTTACCTGATAAAGTAGAatcctgttgaaaaataatatTAAAACGTACCATTTATATTCCTGAAACATAGATTGAAAATTTGCTGCTTCCTGTTGTAATGGCTTTTGATTCATGGCCAAGTGTCAAAACACTGGTTTTAGATGTCCAGATAAATAATCAACATGCTGAAATAAGTATTTTGAAGACCAATTCATGAAAGTTACTCCCTACACACACGTGTCACACTTTTGTTCACACTACTTGTATTTTACTAAATTAGTAACTTATAAACTGCACACGCACCAATATTTACCAAGCGGTCACTCGACTGGAATTGATTAGCTTCACACTCAACACGGGAAACttaagcgtgaaaaacccagcagcattgcagttcttgactcaaactggtgcgcctggcacctactaccataccccgttcaaagggacttaattattttgtcttgcccattcaccctctgaatggcacgcatacacaatccaagtctcaattgtttcctccccttcatctacactgattgaagtggattaaacaagtagcatcaataagggatcatagctcttACCTAGTCTGTCTGTCATGGGAAAAGCAGAtattcatgttttgtacactgtgtatacagtgcattcggaaagtattcagaccccttgactttcttccacattttgttacgtaacagccttattctgaaattgattaaatcgttttttcccttcatcaatctacacacaatgccccatagtgacaaagcaaaaacttttgtattaaaaataaagaatggaaatatcacatttacataagtatttagaccatttactcagtactttggcagcgattacagccttgagtatgacgctacaagcttggcacacctgtatttggggagtttctcccattgttctcagcagatcctctcaagctctgtcaggtttgatagGGAGCGacatgtcccaaagccactcctgcgttgtcttggcttagggtcattgttctgttggaaggtgtactttggcccagtctgaggtcctgagcactctggagcaggttttcatcaaggatctctctgtactttgcgccgtccatctttccctcgatactgactagtctcccagtctctgccgctgaaaaacattcccacagcatgatgctgccaccaccatgcttcaccatagggatggtgcaaggtttcctccagacgtgtggcttggcattcaggccaaagatttcaatcttggtttcatcagaccaaagaatcttgttgtcatgtgccttttaccgaggagtggcttccgtctggccactctaccataaaggcctgattggtggagtgctgcagagatggttgtccttctggaaggtctcccatctccacaaaggtactctggagctctgtcagaaagACCAGGGATCCCatcgctgaccaaggcccttctcccccgattgctcagtttggtcggatggccagctctaggaagagtcttggtggttccaaacttcttccatttaagaatgatggaggccactgcgttcctggggaccttcaatgctgcataaatttttttggtacccatccttagatctgtgcctcgacacaatcctgtctcagagctctgggGATAAGTCTTTCGacctcagggcttggtttttgctctgacatacactgtcaactgtgtatgatggacaggtgtgtgcctttccaaatcaattgaatttactacaggtggaaacatctcaagggtgatcaatggaaacaggatgcacctgagcaaaatgtcaagtctcatagcaaagggtctgaatacttatgtaaataaggtatttctgttttttatatttgcTCAAATTTCAAAAAAATTGTTTTggccttgtcattatgggctgttgtgtgtagattgagggggaaaaaatgttttttacattttagaaaaaggctgttatgtaacaaaatgtggaaaaagtcaaggaaggGGTCTgactgaatgcactgtatctttgAGACAATTATTTTGGTAGATAGCCAAGAAAGGAAACAACACTTTTTTTACAGGATAATGTGAAGGATCACCACCTCACATCGGTTTAATAAATAGCGATAGGGTTTGGCTTTCATTTTACTGATAGCATAACCCTCAAATCCATGAATTCATGTCAGGCCAGAGACATTTATAGGAGGAGTGGatatttattaatttttttgcCACCGTGGTCTGAAAATGACAGTTGCGTCCCTCTACAGACTGACATGTATGACAAAAAAACTCAGATATTAATCTGTTTTAAGCAATCCTTTTTGTGAGATCGTGATGACTATAAACTTTAATACTAACAATTAACCATTCTGAGGTAAAAAGTATGTGCATTTCCTGTAATATTGTGTGGTGAAAACTTTAGTCTGTGTAATGTAGTAACACCTTCTGTCCACCATAGACAAATTAGCGTAATATAACATAATGAAATAGGTCAAAGTAATTCTATATTTTAATATATGATGACAGTAAATGTAGCACACTCACCCATTATTACAATGACATCTATTTCATCCTACTTTAACCATTTTAAAAACACAATTTAACCAGTCACTCCAGACTAGAGCTTCCATATggtctgtgcagcaggctgaacgtttGACGTCCCTACTGTCGATGCGAATACCTTTTCAACTTCAACAACACCTTTGAGATCCACTACGACAGAGATTCTGAAGAGCATGGGGTTGTCCCTGGAGAGTGGGAAGTGCACCGCAGACAATCTCGTCCTGGCCAAGTCCCTCATTCCCAGGTCCCTGGAGATCTACATCATAGGTGAGAGCTGGAAAATGGCATTCATTGACAAGCATTTTTGACGTGTGTGGAAACAGGCCATTTCTGTCATTTCAATCTGTCCTCGTCTCTCCTCCCACAGGCATGGCCAGAGGCACCCGTCAAACAAGGTAGATTACCTCTCATAACTTTTCAATCAAAACTGTGATTTGAACACAATCCACTACCAAATAGGAACACTgtggctctgttcaaaagtagtgcactatatagggaataaggtgccatttgggatgtagccaggaaattattctgtttttgtgTGGCAAAATGTTTTGTTGCACACCTTACTGATAACAGAAAAGCTCAAGCCATATAAATGACTTAAGGTGGCATGATTGATTTTAATTTGAGAACTGAAGTGACTGACCAGTGGTGTGGGTTGTCGTGTTTCAGCTCTTTCCCAGATGACCTGGACTCTGCCTCTTTGAATGGAAGGAGGAGCTACAGCCACAGTAGCACCACCCTCTCCGAGTCTCGAGGCCAGACGCCCAGCTCCTTcaacgaggaagaggaggacgatgATGACGACAAACCCTCTTCCCCAGAGTGACTGATGGACAGACAGCTAGCCAGGCATCAGTGATGCACCAtacctctctctctgagacaggACTCTCATCTCCTACTCTGTTCACATGGGGAATGGGAGTTCTCTGGGGATGTGGCCAGATGTACAGGAAATAGGTTGCCAGCCATTCAGGTCTATGATATGATATTTTAGAAGCATTTATATATCTGTTTCTGTCTTAATTTCTCTCttgttgttatttttgtaaaTGTCTTCATGGCTGCTGCCCCTGTATTTCCTGCAGTGGCGAAAAGGTTCCAAATTGTTCTGCCAAGAGGCGATATCTGCGTAATCTCCCGGAAAAAAAGGTCTGTTTTTAGATGGAGTGCAATGTTTTGTAGTCATTTTCTACTCTACATAAGTGCTAGAGGAGTGAAGCTGTGCATAAAAACGCTCACACTGCCGTGGCACACCACAGACTCGTGATCGAATATTTTTCAGGATTATTGAAAATGTCTTCTTATTTATTTCCCTGTTACAATAAAACATGTCAAACGTATAGGAATAGTACGTGTGGTGATGTATGCTAGTGGTTTGACTTTCTGTTCCTCCTTTAACGCAATGTTTGTCTAATCAATGGGATCCCGTCCGATCCTATTCTAAGTTTGCATTTTAATTTAAGGTCTGTTTAGGTTAATAGAAGGGGATTTCTAGGCTTCTTTGAACCACCCCAAAACAttctgtaaaatatatatattttttacgcTACTTATGATACTCCTTTAATATTTTTTGCAGTTTAATGTCAGCCATTAGATGCAACTGTGTGGAAAGATGCCAGCAGTAACCTTTAACCCAGGTATTAGCCCTACCAAGGGTACATTATGAgtaaatgttgttttattttaAGTGTGAACCATTATTAGTCTATCATCAATACCTTTTTTAATATAATCATTGTGCCGATATGTAATGGCCTATTCCGTTCAATGCGTTGCACCCTCCTGAACACAACCTCTGTGTCATTGTGACCTTTGGACCCTTGAGCACGTTAGACCCTCCACTCAGTGGACATTGTACTTGGGGAAATGTGTGTACTCTCTTTTAGAATGTTCTGCTTTGTGGTTGCAGATATGACTGGGTCATTATAATTTTGGCTAAATCAGTATTTTCAAGAAGAATTCTCTCCAAGTTTAGGTATTTATCTCTTGGACACTACATTTCCTTGTGTCAGTAAGCCTTCTATTTAGGACTGTGTTTCTTAGTCCTGGTCCTGGGGTCCCAAAGGgctgcacatttttgttttacacacctgattccactaatcaTTGAGTTGATTAGTGGAATTGGGTGTGGTGCTGCTGCCTTAACATTTTTTGCAGCCTTTGGGTCCGCAGGACCAGGATTTAGAAACACTGATTTAGAAAATGTCCTCTTGGTTTAATGGGTAAGATGTTGGTTTGATTGGTGACTAAATTATTAAGTGTGTGGGTAGGTAAAATGTTATGACCCGTTCTTTAATCCTTGAGCGTAATCCTTTGAGAGTAGAAATCCCCAGAGTGAAATCCTCTCTCAGCCTTGCCAAGGCCTTCTGTTTTAGATGGGTGCACCTCAATAGTCTCAAGTAGCTTCCTCTGCACCGATCTGAAATCATGGGATAGGTGAAAGCATTAGTGCAGATTAATTGAGTAGGCATAGAAACTGGAGAGgaaaccactttagactacttgAATGTGCCCATTGTAAAACTTCACACTTACATCTAGGGCTCGGcatctgatccaaccataaattcatacattgtttttctttttttttcttcatttgaccttttttttaactaggcaagccagttaagaacaaattcttatttacaatgacgacctactccggccaaaccctgacgacgctgggcaaattgtgcgccgcccctatgggactcccaatcacggccggatgtgatgcagcctggattgtgcccctggactgagaggattcaagttcaatatgtagctagatgtagaaggctaatgttaacaagctaacgttgcccatgagaGGAAGTTAGGTTtgtgagcaagcattttagccaggtagcctgtgacaacaaaaaatgaaagcatgtactgtatgaaagtcatagactgttttgtAAGGTTAGAAAGGTTAGTAAATATGTACTTGcacgaacacacagacacacacacacacacacacatcagaaccATGAACAGCCACGTCATATTTCgtttacgttgattggactaaatagtttctAGTATCTTTcatttgtcactgtattagacaaagcataggtgatttgatgatgttgaaatggtgctggaattgtggaggcagctcctgtttcctTTTCAATTTGCGGTaactccgtggttctaaatcaacagttgtttagtagtccgaaaatgtcggaaacattaacttgcttgaccatgctgtaggtcatgtaactgtttttttatatgcaatatgttttgtagacttcaccggacagaggttgctcATTGGATTTgggaatttattctgccactgtcttcttattgtctcggccttaggcctatatactgTATCATGGCGGCAAGGCATATGagctaacaggttatagagcaaacaatcaattatcacaacacagattgtaatatggctttttttctggcttggcttccccagtgatttttacccacgcaccgctactgcgCTCTCGGAGTCCCAGAATACCCACATTGTTTATATCCGTTCCTAAATCCAGAGCAGTTTGATTGAACTGCCTTGTAATACTGAAACACTACTTTACCCTAGCTAGTGTGCTAGTGACCATTTTGTTCAAAACTATACAATCTTTATTTTCCattgaaatgtctttgtttttttatttaacctttatttaactaggcaagccagttaagaacaaattcttatttacaatgacagcctactggggaacagtgggttaactgccttgttaaggggcagaacgacagatttttactttgtcagctcggggagtcgatccagcaacctttcaggttcctggcccaatgctctaaccagtaggttacctgccaccccagttATTTCATAAGAGGCTGGAAGCCCCTCGGGTCAGCCCAGAGCAGTGCCCCGGAGCAGGTTAGTGGTGATGTGGCTTTTTCAAGGTCACAAATGGTACTAGGCACCTGAGATTCTGATGCCAGAATCCCTCCAGTTGCAAGCTCACTCCCACTAGATATTTCCTCTGGCTAAAGAGGAACCTAATTATCAATTTTCTTGGAGAGACCCACCCAAGTAACACACATGCAAACTGAGAGGTTGGAAGTACAGGATCAGCCACAGTGCAGCATCCCTGGAGCAGTGtatgggttaagtgccttgctcaagggcaaaagGTCAGGAGATGGCAGTggcatcaaattgtatttgtcacatgcgctgagtacaacaggtgtagaacttacagtgaaattgcttacttacaagcccttaacaaacactgcagttcaagaaattgttatgaaaatatttactaaagtattttattttttttaaacagtaacACACAAAAATTacataataacgaggctatatacagggggtactgtgTGGGGGTAAAGGTTAATCGAGGTAATCTAGGAtactggggtgtaatcattagtccaaacagttacAAAATTGTTCAATTTTTCCACCAAAATTAATTTCTATTAGACAAGTTCAGGTAGGTCCCTGCCTGTTtcgttccgtttaagaaacgttttacAGAATCGGCGTAATATATACACCCCTGATGACAGCAACCCTCCAGTTGCAGCTGGCTTCATCAGATTTTTTTCCCTTCAGACCTCTAAACTCTAGGCTCCATGACGGCGTTAACAGAACATATAAACACTGACAAAGTGAAGAACCAGCATCATAGATTGATATGGATGCGGCATTGCCATCACTgaatatttatcaaataaaagGCTATTGATCACAAATATAGGTTAGTCATTGGCCATATGCCTACAGCCTTCTCGATCCTCACCAGAAAGCTATATCGAAATCGGGGATGGGCAACTCAGACCAGGGATAGGCCGGGGCCATTTTCACAAAATaacagtcggggtctcaacttactgttgagagttagaataatacaatacacaaggtgcaatttctaaatttggttgtgcattgcaatcactcaattagcccatttCAGCAAAAATAATTatgattggtaaattagtctagtggccagctatctaaacttgtaagCATGATCGAATTACCGACTGGGTGGGGCCCATTAATAatcagttatcatattaaaaatggctaaatcttctctccgccccatggcaaatgtattgaattgcagcaaacttgctaaTAAAACGGCAAAATGTTCTCTATGCCccatgagaaaatgtgcagaattgtaGGAAATGAACTTTAAAACTTAAATTGTTTCTCTTAGCTGTCATGAGGGGggctgctaaaatgttttgctgacAAGGTTTGAGGTGTATGGATGTGGGTAGGCAGACACACAGCCACTGTGGCCCCTCATGACAAGTTCCGTTTTTTTTGTGTGTCCCATCCCATCAAAGTTGGCCATCCCAATCTAGCCTACTTAAAATCAATAGAACCTTTTAAGATTATAAATAACAAATCAAATGAACCACCCCTCTTGAGTTTTGAATGCCGAAAGTGCGCATGCGCTGAGATGCTTCTAACGCGAATTCTCCTCCAGCTCA from Salmo trutta chromosome 26, fSalTru1.1, whole genome shotgun sequence includes the following:
- the LOC115162891 gene encoding transcription factor Dp-2-like, which gives rise to MAYVDTHRKPGLHRSRGYLICLPVFTKYLTRAKKRTHDFTDSYFSDGDGLCSGDSAASNRLKKGDKNGKGPSHFSMKACAKVQKKGNTSLNEVADDLVAEFTHSTTVMATDSQVYDQKNIRRRVYDALNVLMAMNIISKEKKEIHWIGLPTNSAQDCQNLKVEKQKRLNRIR
- the LOC115162893 gene encoding transcription factor Dp-2-like, whose product is MGLSLESGKCTADNLVLAKSLIPRSLEIYIIGMARGTRQTSSFPDDLDSASLNGRRSYSHSSTTLSESRGQTPSSFNEEEEDDDDDKPSSPE